One genomic window of Nitrospiria bacterium includes the following:
- a CDS encoding ELWxxDGT repeat protein, protein MSSKNLVLLKKFSFVLLMFVLISCGSGNNGDQGGGASSFQDLFFFTADDGEGVRTLWKTDGTEGGTGMVKKIQPSGGLAAQNFLVEVGGVLFFVANDGQNGAELWRSDGTEAGTLLVKDIFPGSKSSNPSSLTHLNGILLFVANDGLNGLELWRSDGTEKGTFMVKDIQPLGDSLPGFLTSVNGTLYFVAFHELFGVELWKSDGTESGTVMVKDIYPGRSSSQPGFLIGLKQTLYFWAEDPANGSELWRSDGSESGTKMVKDINRGVNHSLPFSLGELKGGLLFSSNDGSFGFELWRSDGTEGGTRIVKDINPGPGDSYPFSLSHIHVARLNDFLFFPAREEKSGFELWRTDGTQNGTGLVKDINPGTRSSFPTYLQGLDAKLYFVATDEVLGTELWQSDGTPEGTSIVKNINPLGSAYPALLTKVNHSLFFVANDGQSGFELWKSDGTSGGTIRVKDIFPGLKGGLAYGF, encoded by the coding sequence TTGAGTTCGAAGAATTTGGTTTTATTAAAAAAATTTTCATTTGTTTTATTAATGTTTGTTTTAATTTCTTGCGGGAGCGGGAACAACGGAGACCAAGGGGGAGGTGCTTCTTCCTTTCAGGATCTTTTTTTCTTCACGGCGGATGACGGGGAGGGAGTAAGAACCCTTTGGAAAACCGACGGAACTGAAGGAGGGACGGGAATGGTCAAAAAGATTCAGCCCAGCGGAGGCTTGGCCGCACAGAACTTTCTGGTGGAAGTGGGAGGGGTTCTTTTTTTTGTGGCCAATGATGGCCAAAATGGGGCTGAGCTTTGGAGGAGTGACGGGACGGAAGCGGGAACGTTGTTGGTCAAAGATATATTTCCGGGATCGAAATCTTCCAATCCCTCCTCTCTGACACACCTCAATGGAATACTCTTATTTGTGGCCAATGACGGACTTAATGGATTGGAGCTTTGGAGAAGTGACGGGACCGAGAAGGGTACCTTTATGGTCAAGGATATTCAACCCTTAGGGGATTCCCTTCCCGGATTTCTGACCTCTGTTAATGGGACATTATATTTTGTAGCATTTCATGAACTTTTTGGGGTTGAGCTATGGAAAAGTGACGGGACGGAATCAGGCACGGTGATGGTGAAGGACATCTACCCAGGGAGGTCTTCGTCCCAACCGGGGTTTCTTATCGGATTGAAACAAACCCTCTATTTTTGGGCGGAGGACCCTGCAAACGGTTCGGAGCTTTGGAGAAGCGATGGGAGTGAATCGGGAACCAAAATGGTTAAAGATATTAACCGGGGAGTGAACCATTCTCTCCCATTTTCTCTGGGGGAACTTAAGGGAGGGTTACTTTTTTCCTCCAATGATGGGTCCTTTGGTTTTGAGCTTTGGAGAAGTGATGGAACGGAGGGAGGAACCCGGATTGTGAAAGATATCAATCCGGGACCCGGAGACTCCTATCCGTTTTCTTTGAGTCATATCCATGTGGCCCGCCTAAACGATTTCTTATTTTTCCCGGCCCGGGAAGAGAAAAGCGGTTTTGAGCTCTGGAGAACCGATGGAACACAAAACGGAACCGGCCTGGTCAAAGATATTAATCCAGGGACACGATCTTCCTTTCCCACCTATCTTCAGGGTTTGGACGCCAAACTGTATTTTGTGGCAACCGACGAGGTGCTGGGTACGGAGCTTTGGCAAAGTGATGGCACCCCAGAGGGAACATCCATCGTCAAAAATATTAATCCCCTGGGAAGCGCTTACCCTGCCTTGCTGACAAAAGTTAATCATTCCCTTTTTTTCGTTGCAAACGATGGCCAAAGTGGTTTTGAACTCTGGAAAAGCGATGGAACCTCGGGTGGGACCATTAGGGTAAAAGATATCTTTCCAGGGTTAAAAGGAGGGTTGGCCTATGGGTTTTAG
- a CDS encoding CHRD domain-containing protein has translation MKKNFIKPIKKTLILLKYFWVLCIGLQFAFPAAAIAGSDSASEFFAVLNGENAVPSQDTPATGKAVFRFDEAKKLFNYKLTVNKIEHVVSANLHLGTPGKGGPMVATLAGPFPPGKGQREGVLAEGTLSVFNLVGPMLAEQTGEDDERLLAELLGKMRKGKTYINIVTDPGWDPNQNKPGRFPKNEIRGQIEPVDK, from the coding sequence ATGAAAAAGAATTTTATTAAACCAATAAAAAAAACCTTAATTTTACTAAAGTACTTTTGGGTATTATGCATAGGACTGCAGTTCGCTTTCCCAGCCGCGGCAATCGCCGGATCAGATTCGGCTTCGGAATTTTTCGCTGTTTTGAATGGTGAGAACGCGGTTCCCAGTCAAGATACACCTGCTACAGGGAAGGCGGTCTTTCGGTTTGATGAGGCAAAAAAACTGTTCAATTATAAATTGACCGTAAACAAAATTGAACATGTGGTCTCTGCAAATCTCCACCTTGGAACCCCCGGGAAGGGTGGACCGATGGTGGCCACCCTTGCTGGACCGTTTCCTCCGGGGAAGGGGCAGCGCGAGGGTGTCCTGGCGGAGGGAACATTAAGCGTATTTAATCTGGTCGGACCTATGCTTGCCGAACAGACCGGGGAGGATGATGAACGGCTGCTGGCCGAACTGCTTGGGAAAATGCGGAAAGGAAAGACCTATATCAATATCGTGACCGATCCGGGTTGGGATCCAAACCAAAATAAACCGGGTAGGTTCCCGAAAAATGAGATCCGGGGCCAGATTGAACCGGTCGACAAATAA
- a CDS encoding tetratricopeptide repeat protein has protein sequence MNGKANILGSALFPLFLIGMVMGCDVNSLKGSPKGNENQLRQEIENPMREGLDNTIKELRTAIRLNPKDGNNHYNLGTALLEKGDLDGAIEEFRIAIPLNPNDAMGHFGLGGALFEKGDGAGAVGAFRGAIGINPRFAAAHEGLGYVLLSQEDFDRAIEEFRTAIRLNPNFAEAHEGLGISLFKKEDLDGAVEEFRLATRLKPEDMMIHFGLGSALFKKEDFDGAIEEFRTIIRINPKNAMAQSNLMFALIEKGNFVEAEKELENFKKLAPDTPSNRIKIEKATGLLNTSRGSEKTLEDF, from the coding sequence ATGAATGGGAAAGCAAATATACTGGGTTCCGCCTTATTTCCCCTTTTCCTAATAGGGATGGTAATGGGGTGTGATGTAAATAGTTTAAAAGGCTCCCCAAAGGGGAATGAGAACCAATTGCGTCAGGAAATTGAGAACCCAATGAGGGAAGGTCTTGATAATACCATTAAGGAATTGCGGACCGCTATTCGCCTAAACCCAAAAGATGGAAACAACCATTATAATCTTGGAACGGCCCTTTTAGAAAAAGGGGATCTTGATGGTGCAATCGAGGAGTTTCGTATTGCAATTCCCCTAAACCCAAATGATGCAATGGGCCACTTTGGCTTGGGCGGGGCACTGTTTGAAAAAGGGGATGGAGCGGGGGCGGTGGGAGCGTTTCGTGGCGCGATAGGGATAAACCCCCGCTTTGCAGCGGCCCATGAGGGTCTTGGATATGTACTTCTTAGCCAAGAGGATTTTGATAGGGCGATTGAGGAATTTCGCACCGCGATTCGCCTGAACCCCAACTTTGCAGAAGCCCATGAAGGCCTCGGAATTTCACTTTTTAAAAAAGAGGATCTTGATGGAGCGGTTGAGGAGTTTCGTTTAGCGACCCGCCTAAAGCCGGAAGATATGATGATTCACTTTGGGCTCGGGAGTGCTCTATTTAAAAAAGAGGATTTTGATGGAGCGATTGAAGAATTCAGGACTATTATTCGCATCAATCCAAAAAATGCAATGGCCCAATCCAATTTAATGTTTGCACTAATTGAAAAAGGAAATTTTGTGGAAGCAGAAAAGGAGTTAGAAAATTTTAAAAAATTGGCCCCCGATACCCCTTCTAATCGGATAAAAATTGAAAAAGCAACCGGATTACTTAACACTTCCAGGGGTTCTGAGAAAACCTTGGAGGATTTCTAA
- a CDS encoding DUF1614 domain-containing protein, translating into MFPLGCLPILLFLLLLVLLPVIFGEIMVGALLKLQLDTQTALLLLMGILFGSLINIPVKRMIRVQEVESHPLAVFGLTGFFPELKSAQKVTVVAVNVGGCVIPTGIALYEILFIFSKGIGAATLVGVAVLINTWVCYRLAKPVRGIGIAMPALIPPLVAALSALILIPGDGPPVAFVAGVLGPLIGADLMHLRDIPRISTGMASIGGAGTFDGIVLSGILAAYLV; encoded by the coding sequence ATGTTTCCCTTAGGCTGTCTTCCCATTTTACTATTTCTCCTTTTACTGGTTTTACTTCCCGTTATTTTTGGAGAAATCATGGTGGGGGCTTTACTCAAGCTTCAGCTGGATACTCAAACCGCCCTTCTTCTCCTGATGGGAATCCTTTTTGGAAGCCTCATCAATATTCCCGTGAAACGAATGATCAGAGTACAGGAGGTAGAATCCCACCCTTTAGCCGTTTTTGGTCTTACAGGATTTTTCCCGGAACTAAAAAGCGCCCAAAAAGTAACGGTGGTCGCAGTCAATGTAGGGGGATGTGTGATCCCAACCGGTATTGCTTTGTATGAAATCCTTTTTATATTTTCCAAAGGAATCGGGGCAGCCACCCTGGTGGGGGTTGCCGTATTAATCAACACATGGGTTTGCTACCGCTTGGCGAAACCGGTTAGAGGCATCGGCATCGCGATGCCCGCGTTGATCCCTCCCCTGGTTGCGGCCCTTTCGGCCTTAATTCTGATTCCGGGTGATGGCCCCCCTGTTGCATTCGTTGCAGGGGTGCTGGGGCCATTGATCGGTGCGGACCTTATGCATTTACGGGATATTCCCCGAATTTCAACTGGAATGGCCAGCATTGGAGGAGCTGGGACTTTTGATGGAATTGTGTTGTCGGGAATTTTGGCAGCCTACTTGGTTTGA
- a CDS encoding outer membrane beta-barrel protein, translating to MKINVFLKENALIRIKKIVLGFFILFLILPVSGNAQEEPFAKNGFYIGGMFPFNTIGGDFDGEMILVGGSDVILVPEVESGTGFGISLGLRSYQGAIELDYLRSRHDVKFLGIKFGEADYNMVNINGKYFFNMSQPAQPFLMAGMNIPWLVVENGSANATTVGDGFFYGVGLNLGGGLSYYFTPRIVLNLALIYRVIGYYTAEGVNGTRDEIKDPLFGGGLGINTGMAFTF from the coding sequence ATGAAGATTAATGTTTTCCTAAAAGAGAATGCCTTGATTCGAATAAAAAAAATAGTTTTAGGTTTTTTCATTCTTTTTTTAATTTTACCTGTTTCCGGGAATGCCCAGGAGGAACCCTTTGCAAAAAATGGGTTTTATATTGGTGGAATGTTTCCCTTTAATACCATTGGCGGAGATTTTGATGGGGAAATGATTTTGGTTGGGGGCAGCGATGTGATCCTGGTTCCTGAGGTCGAAAGTGGAACCGGTTTTGGCATTTCGTTGGGTTTAAGGTCTTACCAGGGGGCCATAGAGCTTGATTATCTGAGATCCCGCCATGATGTGAAATTTCTGGGAATAAAATTTGGGGAAGCCGATTACAACATGGTCAATATCAATGGAAAATATTTTTTTAACATGAGCCAACCTGCCCAACCTTTTCTAATGGCGGGTATGAACATTCCCTGGTTAGTGGTTGAAAATGGATCTGCTAATGCAACCACGGTAGGAGACGGGTTCTTTTATGGCGTTGGCCTGAACCTTGGCGGGGGTCTCTCCTATTATTTTACCCCAAGAATCGTTCTCAATTTAGCTCTTATCTATCGGGTGATTGGGTATTATACTGCCGAGGGGGTGAACGGAACCAGGGATGAGATCAAAGATCCCCTTTTTGGCGGAGGGTTGGGGATCAACACCGGAATGGCCTTTACCTTCTAA
- a CDS encoding DUF1207 domain-containing protein — protein MNRFFWVGILILIGQFGIAQKTFALTTPEEEPPKEYTLNLKEGKTLRFLPRGDLYPPYIAGPHRPGFAAIVGGITDNDINSVGDFRITLKAGGLFGVFQIHPHNRPELGIQFSFEAGIDAQFDLNNSQDNLGWDGNFGWHLTMARPEGWAYKIALLHTSSHLGDEHIEDTGRRRIGYTRRELALGISKQLTPELRTYGELGWGYNPGNHDVQKPIRLQTGIQWEPQKMILWDFFNWYTAIDLSTMEERDWRLDSAVQAGFSHSDQERRYRIGIEVYKGRPTMGEFFQANETHIALGVWVTL, from the coding sequence TTGAATCGTTTTTTCTGGGTAGGAATTTTGATTTTGATAGGGCAATTTGGGATTGCCCAGAAAACCTTTGCACTAACGACTCCGGAGGAGGAACCACCAAAAGAATATACCCTCAACCTTAAAGAGGGGAAGACTCTCAGATTTCTACCCAGAGGGGACCTCTACCCCCCTTATATTGCCGGTCCCCACCGTCCCGGTTTTGCCGCCATTGTGGGGGGAATCACGGATAATGACATTAATAGCGTAGGGGATTTTCGCATTACCCTCAAAGCAGGTGGTCTGTTTGGGGTTTTTCAAATTCATCCCCATAACCGTCCTGAGTTAGGAATTCAATTCAGTTTTGAAGCAGGAATCGATGCCCAATTCGATTTGAATAATTCTCAAGATAACCTGGGCTGGGACGGAAACTTCGGATGGCATTTGACCATGGCACGGCCGGAGGGATGGGCATATAAAATCGCTCTTCTTCACACTTCAAGCCACCTTGGGGATGAACACATCGAAGACACCGGGCGAAGGCGGATTGGATACACACGCCGTGAGTTGGCATTGGGGATCAGCAAGCAGCTCACTCCAGAATTGCGTACCTATGGGGAACTCGGTTGGGGATACAACCCCGGAAACCATGATGTGCAAAAACCGATTCGTCTACAAACGGGGATCCAATGGGAACCCCAAAAAATGATTTTATGGGATTTTTTTAACTGGTATACTGCGATTGATCTATCTACCATGGAAGAACGGGATTGGAGGCTGGATTCGGCGGTCCAGGCGGGCTTTTCCCATTCTGATCAAGAGCGAAGGTACCGCATTGGGATTGAGGTCTACAAGGGCCGACCCACCATGGGGGAATTCTTTCAGGCCAACGAAACCCATATTGCCCTGGGAGTTTGGGTCACCCTGTAA
- a CDS encoding phytoene/squalene synthase family protein, with product MPPIPFQTILKGVSRSFYLTLWVLPSKVRPQIGLAYLFCRAADTIADTSLIPEGERLKYLELFREQFQCPSVSWKTVKEIQTSLRDFQKNTAEETLLTHLDDCFQTFLTFSSEDQDRIRSLVSTLTKGMEMDLIRFPLQNARDPFPLSIEDEMDQYTYYVAGVVGEFWTRMSVGHFQALRNWKEDEMCKLGIRFGKGLQMTNILKDLSKDLSKGRCYIPKTLLDRFELKPHDLLEPSTIHQLRPLLASLIRLTLDHLEKGWDYIMAIPKGEIRLRLACLWPHLFALKTIGEIYHSDKLLDPNTTVKISHASVYSTMFKSTLLVSSNKGLTRYYDRLRENIVKALP from the coding sequence ATGCCACCGATTCCATTCCAAACTATTCTAAAAGGAGTCTCCAGGTCCTTTTATTTAACCCTATGGGTTCTACCCTCCAAGGTGAGGCCCCAGATCGGTTTGGCTTATCTTTTCTGCCGAGCTGCAGACACCATCGCAGACACGTCCTTAATTCCCGAAGGTGAACGATTAAAATATCTGGAATTATTCAGGGAACAGTTTCAGTGCCCCTCGGTTTCTTGGAAAACGGTTAAGGAAATTCAAACCAGCCTCAGGGATTTCCAGAAAAACACGGCCGAGGAAACCCTTTTGACCCATTTAGATGACTGTTTTCAAACCTTTCTGACATTTTCTTCTGAGGATCAGGACCGAATCCGCTCATTGGTCTCAACCTTAACAAAAGGGATGGAAATGGACCTGATCCGTTTTCCCCTCCAGAACGCCAGGGACCCTTTTCCTCTTTCCATCGAGGATGAAATGGATCAATATACCTATTATGTGGCGGGTGTGGTGGGAGAATTCTGGACCCGGATGTCCGTGGGACACTTTCAGGCTTTGAGAAATTGGAAGGAAGATGAAATGTGTAAGCTTGGGATACGATTTGGAAAAGGGCTTCAGATGACCAATATTCTCAAGGATCTCTCTAAAGACCTCTCAAAAGGTCGGTGTTATATTCCTAAAACCCTATTGGATCGATTCGAATTAAAACCTCATGATCTCCTTGAACCATCCACCATTCATCAATTAAGGCCCCTTCTCGCCTCATTAATCCGTTTAACATTGGACCACTTGGAAAAAGGATGGGACTATATCATGGCCATTCCAAAAGGAGAAATCCGTCTCCGCCTCGCTTGCCTTTGGCCTCACCTTTTTGCTTTAAAAACCATCGGTGAAATTTACCATTCCGATAAATTACTTGACCCCAACACTACGGTCAAAATTTCTCATGCCTCGGTTTATTCCACCATGTTCAAATCAACCCTGCTGGTTTCATCCAACAAAGGGCTAACCCGGTACTATGACCGGTTAAGGGAAAATATAGTTAAAGCCTTACCATAA
- a CDS encoding galactose oxidase early set domain-containing protein, whose protein sequence is MTYNAVGSGFIWSSSDWETPKILYKGRHSEFLPTDVATEECYEQLVLNSVIPGSNTTYSAWPIPRSEWGAQFPSNAVEPNNIFFDSEDVVRTDPVGNTHSTQSNNPCLRSSFKHLVYGGYRLRQGQTQFIQNRIRAYWGLENAQVWDLGHPDAFKTRDPEDSPTGEGIFDNALIDEEDALLNIASFSNAGFSKGLKYNVYSLGYATLTDGKVVHIGGHNMQSNSGFRKMNIYDPETGTWANRPEPCQNANWRMNKSNIINKYLTFADNFVEAQTGQDGTGLGDRLVNPPIGAPTWKDCSQRIREDTDPSHPSDMRTGVWYPSGWTLPNGWAIRVAGDDEDQSVGPDETISNRNQRDQDFRNTLVFPAVADVYDPVTDTGFALENARRTFPLYPPGTVVQTGPGVDDWKLCVLSGEPAPVNFPSGDPNYPGSQVSMPRSDATDPAAEWRNFCATPGCANDTRAIRRRVDPNRASSLDCLNVQAAMADPNRNIPAENHWTHIDTAQNGYGYCCGTGDFVELDENGNTKSHKWFVIDGNVAGSGTRTADIEGIDFTDENPEFKVVAQTYQAGRFVHGVMLPDGTLAIRGGAGPGGGTYELRNYTKWAIFNPKNNSYKTLAKTTHAGSIHLTVNLMPDGTVITMAGDRASMVRLGDRTYEPGDVDMGVSVAQIFSPPYLFADADGTPAPRPVIETGPDFTEYGETFQVMVDLGAEVPGQREIDSVSIIRTGSRTHTLHNDDRYVKLPFTTQSGPNADMLTVRAPSLPAQAIAGDYMLFVVNKKGTPSVAKHVRLLLDDDNG, encoded by the coding sequence ATGACTTACAATGCTGTGGGTTCCGGTTTTATTTGGTCCAGTAGTGATTGGGAAACCCCCAAAATTCTCTATAAGGGGCGGCACTCGGAGTTTTTACCAACGGATGTCGCAACGGAAGAATGTTATGAACAACTGGTATTGAATTCAGTGATTCCGGGGAGCAATACAACCTATTCGGCCTGGCCTATTCCCCGGAGTGAATGGGGGGCCCAGTTTCCGAGTAATGCAGTAGAGCCTAACAATATCTTTTTCGATTCAGAAGACGTCGTTAGAACTGACCCTGTGGGAAATACCCATAGCACACAAAGCAACAATCCATGTTTAAGATCTTCTTTTAAACATCTCGTATATGGGGGTTACAGGCTGCGACAAGGCCAGACACAATTTATCCAGAATCGCATTAGGGCTTATTGGGGACTGGAGAACGCACAGGTTTGGGATCTCGGCCATCCGGATGCTTTTAAGACAAGAGACCCGGAGGATTCCCCAACTGGAGAAGGTATTTTTGACAACGCCCTGATCGATGAAGAGGACGCCCTGTTGAACATCGCTAGCTTTTCGAATGCAGGCTTTTCTAAGGGCCTCAAATACAACGTCTACTCCCTCGGGTATGCGACACTGACGGATGGAAAAGTTGTTCACATCGGCGGCCATAACATGCAGAGCAACAGCGGGTTTAGAAAGATGAACATCTATGACCCTGAAACCGGTACTTGGGCGAACAGGCCGGAGCCCTGCCAAAACGCCAATTGGCGGATGAATAAGTCGAATATAATAAACAAATATCTAACATTTGCGGATAATTTTGTGGAAGCACAGACCGGCCAAGACGGAACCGGTTTGGGTGATCGCCTGGTCAATCCCCCAATCGGCGCCCCGACCTGGAAGGATTGCTCACAGCGGATAAGAGAAGATACGGATCCTTCTCATCCCTCCGATATGCGGACTGGTGTCTGGTATCCCAGCGGGTGGACCCTTCCAAATGGGTGGGCGATCAGGGTTGCCGGTGACGATGAGGATCAATCCGTAGGACCGGACGAAACAATTTCTAACCGCAACCAGCGTGATCAGGATTTCAGAAATACACTGGTTTTTCCTGCGGTTGCCGATGTATACGATCCCGTTACGGATACAGGCTTTGCCCTGGAAAATGCGAGGAGGACATTTCCCTTATATCCCCCCGGCACGGTGGTCCAAACCGGACCTGGTGTAGATGATTGGAAGCTTTGTGTTCTATCCGGCGAACCCGCACCTGTAAATTTTCCCTCAGGGGACCCCAACTATCCGGGCTCGCAAGTCTCCATGCCCAGGAGCGATGCCACAGATCCGGCCGCGGAGTGGAGAAATTTCTGCGCGACCCCTGGATGTGCGAATGACACACGGGCGATCCGGCGACGGGTGGACCCCAATCGTGCATCCAGTCTGGATTGTCTTAATGTCCAGGCGGCAATGGCCGACCCCAACCGGAACATACCGGCCGAGAACCACTGGACGCACATCGATACGGCTCAAAATGGCTATGGCTACTGCTGCGGGACAGGCGATTTTGTGGAACTTGATGAAAACGGCAACACCAAGTCCCATAAATGGTTTGTGATTGATGGCAATGTGGCCGGTTCGGGCACCCGGACTGCGGATATTGAGGGGATCGATTTTACCGATGAGAATCCAGAATTTAAGGTCGTGGCGCAGACGTATCAGGCAGGCCGTTTTGTCCACGGGGTCATGCTGCCCGATGGGACGTTGGCGATCCGTGGCGGTGCCGGACCCGGAGGAGGGACGTATGAGCTGAGGAATTATACAAAGTGGGCGATCTTTAATCCCAAGAACAACAGCTATAAGACATTGGCCAAGACGACGCATGCCGGGAGTATACACCTGACCGTAAACCTAATGCCTGACGGAACGGTGATTACGATGGCCGGGGACCGGGCATCGATGGTCCGTCTAGGGGATCGGACATATGAACCAGGGGACGTAGATATGGGCGTTTCTGTCGCCCAGATCTTTAGTCCGCCCTATTTGTTCGCTGATGCGGACGGCACTCCAGCCCCTCGCCCGGTGATCGAGACTGGACCTGATTTCACCGAGTATGGGGAAACGTTCCAGGTCATGGTTGACCTGGGTGCGGAAGTCCCCGGTCAAAGGGAAATCGACTCGGTTTCCATCATTCGAACCGGGTCTCGAACGCACACACTGCATAATGATGACAGATATGTGAAGCTGCCGTTCACTACGCAAAGCGGGCCCAACGCCGACATGTTGACCGTACGAGCGCCGTCGTTACCCGCTCAGGCGATTGCTGGAGACTACATGCTTTTCGTTGTAAATAAAAAAGGCACCCCTAGTGTGGCCAAGCATGTACGCCTTCTTTTGGATGACGACAACGGCTAA
- a CDS encoding sigma 54-interacting transcriptional regulator: MFFENENTSKGGETILRKLNLIQSHLNSQVQEKNNQQIPQVFVEALNSVWEDHFWAVALRPEEKGGAWKGHGFQTQLFSEKAIQDFLDQGEFLTKNISGTFSKRPPPPALRHLNLKNLFVFPIVHFERDLGLLILGVFENIDISEEQVTVLETLTRNLGFVLEITRSSRIYHHKNRILKERLSRRVLQVKRILAERNTIFRVLEAGLFQNDLSSMFGKIADAVRKTVPFDEMGLLLPSPDGTDLECFFIHIENKQIHSNSILVIPQTGTSAEWILKNKKSFFMKEIEDLKKFPFCYENCSKNYFQSYCAFPLLNGDKVIGVLNYASRGRDRFPMESIPYMEDLSHTIALVLNNSKNIEREAKNRISLIENVYIQRKMKAESKFKEIIGKSPVIQEVLKRVEMVAGTESSVLITGETGTGKGLLAKAIFQLSSRKNNSLITVDCASLPPGLVESELFGHEKGAFTSAIIRRVGRFELADGGTIFLDEIGELPKEAQAKLLRVLEHRKFERVGGTRTISINVRVIAATNRNLSKVTEDDSFRADLFYRLNVFPINLPPLRERREDIPMLAYYFIKKYSDIMNKKIIDVDKETMNKLVSYPWPGNVRELEHMIERAVILCAGSVLEINEEVLSSPEPSDPKGKAVEAFNAGEGKKIGKDGDFLKVLDQVGGKRSKAAQLLGISRTTLWRKLKDHNAPIILLSVICL, from the coding sequence ATGTTTTTTGAAAATGAAAATACCTCAAAAGGTGGGGAAACCATCCTTCGAAAACTGAATTTGATTCAATCCCATTTAAATTCACAAGTCCAAGAAAAGAATAACCAACAAATCCCCCAAGTTTTTGTTGAAGCTCTAAATTCTGTTTGGGAGGACCATTTTTGGGCTGTTGCCCTCCGACCTGAAGAAAAAGGGGGGGCCTGGAAAGGACATGGTTTTCAAACACAACTTTTTTCGGAAAAAGCGATTCAGGATTTCCTTGATCAGGGAGAATTTCTTACAAAAAATATTAGCGGGACCTTCAGTAAACGACCGCCCCCTCCGGCACTTCGTCATTTAAATTTAAAAAATCTTTTTGTTTTTCCCATTGTGCATTTTGAAAGGGATTTGGGTCTCCTCATCCTTGGGGTTTTTGAAAACATTGATATCAGCGAAGAACAGGTTACAGTTTTAGAAACCCTTACAAGGAATCTTGGATTTGTGCTGGAAATAACCCGTTCCAGCCGTATCTATCATCATAAAAACAGGATTTTAAAAGAAAGATTAAGCCGACGGGTACTACAAGTCAAACGCATCCTGGCGGAGCGGAATACTATTTTCAGGGTCCTGGAAGCCGGGTTGTTTCAAAATGATTTGAGTTCCATGTTCGGGAAAATTGCCGACGCGGTTCGTAAGACCGTTCCTTTTGATGAAATGGGGCTTCTTTTGCCCAGTCCCGACGGAACGGATTTGGAATGCTTTTTTATCCATATCGAAAATAAACAGATTCATTCCAATTCGATTCTGGTGATCCCCCAAACTGGAACATCCGCCGAGTGGATCCTCAAAAACAAAAAATCCTTTTTCATGAAGGAAATAGAAGATTTAAAGAAGTTTCCCTTTTGTTACGAAAATTGCTCGAAAAATTATTTTCAATCCTATTGCGCTTTTCCGCTTCTGAATGGGGATAAAGTGATTGGAGTCCTGAACTATGCTTCTAGGGGCCGTGATCGCTTTCCCATGGAATCAATACCCTACATGGAGGATTTATCCCATACGATCGCTCTGGTCTTAAACAATTCTAAAAATATTGAAAGGGAAGCAAAAAATAGAATTTCTTTAATAGAAAACGTATACATTCAAAGAAAAATGAAGGCCGAGTCTAAATTTAAGGAAATCATTGGAAAAAGTCCAGTGATCCAGGAGGTTTTGAAACGTGTCGAAATGGTTGCCGGAACGGAATCCTCCGTTCTCATTACGGGAGAAACAGGGACAGGCAAGGGGCTGTTGGCAAAGGCAATCTTTCAGCTCAGCTCACGTAAAAATAATTCTCTGATCACCGTGGATTGTGCGTCACTTCCACCCGGCCTGGTCGAAAGTGAATTATTCGGTCATGAAAAAGGGGCATTTACCAGTGCGATTATCCGAAGGGTGGGGCGTTTTGAATTGGCGGACGGCGGAACCATTTTTTTGGATGAAATCGGAGAGCTACCCAAAGAAGCGCAGGCGAAACTTTTGAGGGTATTAGAGCACCGGAAATTCGAAAGGGTAGGAGGAACGAGAACCATCAGTATCAATGTACGGGTGATCGCCGCCACGAACCGAAACTTGTCTAAGGTCACTGAAGATGACAGCTTTCGGGCGGATTTATTTTACCGGTTGAATGTGTTTCCCATCAATCTGCCGCCTCTGCGGGAACGGCGGGAGGACATTCCGATGCTGGCTTATTATTTTATCAAAAAATATTCAGACATAATGAATAAGAAGATTATAGATGTGGATAAAGAAACCATGAATAAGTTGGTTTCTTATCCCTGGCCCGGAAATGTCCGGGAACTCGAACATATGATTGAACGGGCGGTGATTTTGTGCGCCGGGTCCGTTTTAGAAATAAACGAAGAAGTGCTCTCTTCCCCGGAACCTTCTGACCCTAAGGGAAAAGCTGTTGAAGCATTCAATGCCGGTGAAGGGAAGAAAATAGGGAAAGACGGCGATTTTCTTAAAGTCCTTGATCAGGTGGGCGGTAAACGATCCAAGGCGGCGCAACTTTTGGGAATCAGCAGGACCACCCTTTGGAGAAAATTGAAAGACCATAATGCCCCGATCATCCTCCTTTCCGTGATTTGCCTTTAA